The following coding sequences are from one Bdellovibrionota bacterium window:
- a CDS encoding MMPL family transporter has translation IYGVVGWIGKDFDMPISVLSSLSLGMAVDFAIHFIGRFRQRLKESSDDIAQALLWTAARPGKGILRNAVLFASAFSVMLFAPLTPYITVGAFIVSMMTVSALMTILYLPALITILQSWLFPGGTK, from the coding sequence TGATTTACGGCGTGGTCGGGTGGATCGGGAAAGACTTCGATATGCCGATCTCGGTCCTTTCCTCCCTGAGCCTCGGAATGGCTGTCGACTTCGCGATTCACTTTATCGGCCGGTTCCGCCAGAGGCTTAAGGAGAGTTCCGACGACATCGCCCAAGCCTTGCTGTGGACCGCGGCACGTCCCGGAAAAGGGATCTTAAGAAACGCGGTCCTCTTCGCTTCGGCTTTTTCCGTAATGCTCTTTGCGCCGCTGACCCCCTATATCACCGTCGGAGCGTTCATCGTGAGCATGATGACGGTGAGCGCGCTGATGACCATTCTTTATCTGCCGGCCTTGATTACGATTTTGCAAAGCTGGCTTTTTCCAGGAGGAACCAAATGA